The genomic region CCACCGTTTACACGCTAAGCCAGGCGATGCCGGGCATCATGGACACGGGCAACAACAACGTGCAGGTCGACGTCAGCAAGCTTCAGTCGTCCATTCAATCGACACAGCAGGCCAGCATGAGCGACCTGTATACAATACTCAGGCCTTCGGTTAATTCGCTTATGGTGCTCGCGCAGCTCGCGCAGCAGGGCGCCCAGGGCGCGCAGGCGACTTTCCAGGTGCAGAGCCTTCAGGTCATCATGCCGGATGGCCAGGCAAACGTGTTTAACCTGAGCCAGCCGATGTCGGTGGTCGTCGATTCTTCGGCCATGAGAGTTTACACGGTAGGCTTCCCGCAGGTCTACAATCTGGTTAACACGTTTATCATGAATATCCAGAATAATTACTACACGAGCATTAATTATAACGTCGTCGCGGGCCCGACAATCGTGGTTACGCCGCCAGTCGTATACCCGATTATAGCGCCTATCGCGTTTCCGGCGGTGTGGCCCGTGTTTTATCCGGTGCCTGTGCCCGTGCCTATGCCAGTGGTTACGGTGACTCCTTTACCGCCGTCGGTGACGCCTACTAAGATGCCGACTGTATCGCCTGCTGTATCGCCTACTAAGATGCCGACTGTATCGCCTACTGTATCGCCTACCAAGATGCCGACCGTATCGCCTACAGTGACTCATGCGGCCAGCCTTACGCCATCGCCAACCAAGAAGCCGGTCTTATCGGCCATCGCGACCAAAAAGCCCATATCATCGGCCATCGTACCGACCAAAAAACCCGTCAGCACGTACAAGCCTATCACGACCTTTAAGCCGACAGCCGGCGGGGGCGGCGGAGTGATCACGACAAAGAAGCCCATCACCACAACGTACAGGCCGGGCGGCGGAGGCATGCCCATCGCGACCAGGATGCCGATAACGACAAAAAAGCCCTGAAAATCCGCATCCTCTAAAATAGACACGCAAAGCGTGCACGGTCAGGCTGCCGTGCACCGCTTATCTTTATTCCAGAGGCTGTTGCGAAATTAGTTTATGGTGGTTGTTCTGGGGTTTTTGTCATGGACTAGCTGGCGGAGCGCCTGAATTTGCCTTATTGTTGCTCGTCTCCTGGTTCTCGCTTGAACCTGCTAGACACGCTGTCATGGTGGTGTGGAAGGGCCGAGAATCCTCATTTTATACGGGTCACGTCCTAAGCCTGAGAAGCTCGTGGGCGCCTGGAATCCCCAACCCAAAAACCTTTAGGGCTTTGTGCGGGCCGGTCCTGCTATGAACGCGATGCCAGCCCCTTGATGTGATAAAAAGCACAATATATAAGATGAGGGGAGGTGGAATGCGCCCACAAGATCGGCCAAAAAATCAATTAAGCCTTCCCTTTTTGAGGGAAGGTGCAAGTGCGGGGTGATTTCAATGGTCCAGCACCGGGCATTACAGCGGGTGATGCCAGAGCGACCGGGGCGCACTCCGGGCGATGACTGTAACGGCTATGATGGCAAGATGCCAAAGCCAGCATGATCATCCTATACCCTCACACCACATATACCCCTCAATAACATGTTCCCACATGTCAGATTAAATAATTAATATATAAGAAAGGCATCTTTCTAGAACTTCAATCCATTATATGGCGAAAAGCTGGGCATGGTGCGTTGTATATTGGTGTTATTGTTACTTGCTGTTTGCCGGTATGTTTGTGGTGGCTTGGTCCGCTTTTTGAAAAGTATTAATAATTCCAGATGCCGCGATAACCGTGCCCGATGATTACAAATGATAGCTGTTTTTCTCCCAACTTATAAACGCCCAAATGCGAAGATATTTTTGTGGTTTGGCTATGCTTGGTTGGGCGACTATCAAGGAGCTTGGAGGTCGGCTCGGGGCCACGATCGATGATGCCATGGCCGATAAGCTTTCGTCCAGCCCGGACAGTGAGCGGTCCCTCGAGCTGATAAATTCCTCCATGAGGGCGCTAAAGGACAGGTATCCTCCGGAAATCGTAGACGCCATCATTAAGGCGGTGATGGAGGCCGATTTATCCATGAAGCCCGCCGGATGGCGCCAAATAGAGTCCCTATCACGAGACGTATTTGAAAGGCTATCCACAAATAATACATTCGCAGGGGAGCCATTCGATGAGTTCTACATCCGCTTCAAGCGCTTTGCCAGGTGGTTCAGGGCCGCCCTGGAGGCCGTAATATCTTTACATGGGCTTAAAAAGGAGGACATAGCCCTCGACAACCCGGCCATTAAGGACTACCTCATAGAGCTTAAGGAGCTTCCCAGCAGGCGCCTGGGCGAGCTGAGCTTTGCGTATAGAAGGCACGGCTACGATACCCTGTCCCATCAGATTCAGGCGCTCCTTGACAAGTACATGGATAGCGTCATAACGCGGGATAACTGCAGGGCCATAGTCAATATCATGAACAAGGTGGCCGGGCACCCAGGCTATTTTAAGGCGATGGGCGCCGAGCAGAAGCTCATTGAGATAAAGCCGCTCCTTCTGGCACTTTCAGGGCTGCAGCTATACTCGGGCAAGGAGCCCGAAAAGGCCGACCTCCTGGCGGCACTTAGCATACTACTCTTCAATGTATTTCCATCCCAAAAGCTGTTGAAGCTCATGTCAAGGTTCGAGCCCAGCCCCAAAAACGATGAGCTGCTCTACGATCATTGCGCAATTATCGCTATGAACTATATGCTTTTAGGGAGGCTGGACCTTGCCGCCAAGTATAACGAGAGGGCGCTGAGCTACGCCCATGACGAGGAAAAAAGGGCGTATGCCCTTATCCTTGAAAGTTGTATTCATCTTAGCAGGAAAGACTTCGATAAGGCCATCGCCGCCCTATCGAGGTGTTCGTCTGTTGCAGGGGATAAGAGAATGCGCGCCACCGCCCAGTTTTACCTGGGCATAGTGTATTATGAGACGGATAGGCTTGAGGAGGCGATGGAATGCTTCAGGCTGTCCAGGGATGGGCTTGAGGACGAGCTGGACGCCATGAGCGCCTGCAATAACATCGGCACATGCGCAATGCTGCAGGGCGACCTTAAAGCCGCCATCCGTGAGTTCGAGGGCGTCGAATACATTGGCCGCTACATGACTGGCAATACAGCTAAGTCGCTCATGTCTGTAGCATACGGCAACCTGGGGATAATATACTTAAACATGATGGAATATGACCGTGCCATCGGCTACCTTAAAAAGGCCTTAAAGCTCGATAAGGATACGCATGATAATAAGGGCGTTGCCAACCACCTTGCGAATATCGGCCTCGCCCTGGAGGCGAGGCGGGAATATAAGCTTGCGCTGGAGCACTTTAAGTCTGCCCTCAATATTTCTTTTATGTGTGATTACCTGGAGGGTGCTTTGTTCTCATTTTCGAGGATCGAGCGGTTGATGGCCCTTGAGGGCAGGTTTGAGGATGCGGAGGCCCTCAAGCAGGAGATGGCGAGGCGAAATCCCGGGATATCCCGCATGCTCAGCGAGTGAGCACAAAAATCTTTTATTCCCGCACGGTGTCTTACCATTCGATGTCAAAAAGGGAGGTCATTTCCGCAGTCAAGTACGTCTCTAGGATGAAGCAGGAGTTCATGCTTTCCGAAATAGCTGATTACGTTAGTGGAGGGGCCACTGTGGACAGTATTTATGACATCGTGGCGCCTCTGGCGTTTGACCTTGGAGTGAAGCTGGAGCCGGCTAATGGGGATTGCAAGGCTGTGAGAATGGCTCCACCAAAACC from Methanocella conradii HZ254 harbors:
- a CDS encoding tetratricopeptide repeat protein, translating into MLGWATIKELGGRLGATIDDAMADKLSSSPDSERSLELINSSMRALKDRYPPEIVDAIIKAVMEADLSMKPAGWRQIESLSRDVFERLSTNNTFAGEPFDEFYIRFKRFARWFRAALEAVISLHGLKKEDIALDNPAIKDYLIELKELPSRRLGELSFAYRRHGYDTLSHQIQALLDKYMDSVITRDNCRAIVNIMNKVAGHPGYFKAMGAEQKLIEIKPLLLALSGLQLYSGKEPEKADLLAALSILLFNVFPSQKLLKLMSRFEPSPKNDELLYDHCAIIAMNYMLLGRLDLAAKYNERALSYAHDEEKRAYALILESCIHLSRKDFDKAIAALSRCSSVAGDKRMRATAQFYLGIVYYETDRLEEAMECFRLSRDGLEDELDAMSACNNIGTCAMLQGDLKAAIREFEGVEYIGRYMTGNTAKSLMSVAYGNLGIIYLNMMEYDRAIGYLKKALKLDKDTHDNKGVANHLANIGLALEARREYKLALEHFKSALNISFMCDYLEGALFSFSRIERLMALEGRFEDAEALKQEMARRNPGISRMLSE